One Rhodothermales bacterium DNA segment encodes these proteins:
- a CDS encoding TrbG/VirB9 family P-type conjugative transfer protein, translating to MMKMKTLLPLFALAVPAALSSAHAEDTRLVSHMYDENEVVRIDGKLGVQATIGFAEDEHIENVAVGDAAKWQITPNKRANLLFVKPLEASARTNMTVVTDRRTYFFDLVASPRARPVYLLRFAYPQEDKPEGQEQPGLAGLDGAGLNDAERALLEGDPLGTPADPAMLNFAWEKKGTQRLLPARVYDDGNATYLVWGAKQEVPAILVRNEKGEEGPVNYAVRGATIVIDDVPALILLRSGKAQATLQNRGEPRKVAAAAPAGTPSSSPSPASQGY from the coding sequence ATGATGAAGATGAAGACCCTTTTGCCCTTGTTCGCTCTGGCCGTTCCCGCTGCCCTCTCCTCCGCCCATGCCGAGGACACGCGGCTCGTCAGCCATATGTACGACGAGAACGAAGTGGTGCGTATCGACGGCAAGCTCGGAGTGCAGGCGACGATCGGCTTTGCCGAGGACGAGCATATCGAGAATGTCGCGGTGGGCGATGCCGCCAAGTGGCAGATCACTCCGAACAAGCGGGCCAACCTGCTGTTCGTCAAGCCGCTGGAAGCCTCCGCGCGCACCAACATGACGGTCGTGACCGACCGCCGCACCTATTTCTTCGACCTGGTCGCCTCGCCCAGGGCCAGGCCGGTCTACCTGCTGCGCTTCGCCTATCCGCAGGAGGACAAGCCCGAAGGGCAGGAGCAGCCCGGTCTTGCCGGACTTGACGGCGCCGGGCTCAACGATGCCGAGCGCGCGCTGCTCGAAGGCGATCCTCTCGGCACTCCCGCCGATCCGGCGATGCTCAACTTCGCCTGGGAGAAGAAGGGCACGCAAAGGCTGCTGCCGGCGCGCGTCTATGACGACGGCAATGCGACCTATCTCGTATGGGGCGCGAAGCAGGAGGTGCCGGCGATCCTGGTCAGGAACGAGAAAGGCGAGGAAGGCCCGGTCAACTATGCGGTGCGCGGGGCCACCATCGTCATCGACGACGTGCCTGCCCTCATCCTGCTGCGCTCCGGCAAGGCGCAGGCCACGCTGCAGAACCGGGGCGAGCCCCGCAAGGTCGCCGCCGCCGCGCCTGCCGGCACGCCTTCATCATCGCCCTCTCCGGCATCACAGGGATACTAG
- the virB11 gene encoding P-type DNA transfer ATPase VirB11, with protein sequence MTGTILPLQPGQDQGEAPPQMPRSVYLDAYLAPLRPWLERESVTEILVNRPGELWIEDAAHPGMQRIELPAVDDRLLQRLAEQVARVSHQGINREHPLLSATLPDGARIQLCGPPATRTHWALAIRRHRLLELPLDAYDRGPIAPREEPAMPDPMAEPIAYLREAIERRRTILISGGTSTGKTTFLNAMLHEIPAQERVVLVEDTAELKLPGANGVGLIAVKGELGEARVSANDLLQAALRLRPDRIVLGELRGNETVSFLRAINTGHPGSFSTVHANSPKGALEQIALMAMQTNIGLTRAETLEYAASVIDIVVQLNRIEGRRVIAQIADSLNLV encoded by the coding sequence ATGACCGGAACGATCCTTCCTCTGCAGCCCGGACAGGACCAGGGCGAGGCGCCGCCCCAGATGCCGCGCAGCGTCTATCTCGATGCCTATCTGGCGCCCTTGCGCCCCTGGCTCGAGCGCGAAAGCGTGACCGAGATCCTGGTCAACCGGCCCGGCGAGCTGTGGATCGAGGACGCCGCCCATCCCGGCATGCAGCGCATCGAGCTGCCGGCGGTCGACGACCGGCTGCTCCAGCGCCTGGCCGAGCAGGTCGCGCGCGTCAGCCACCAGGGCATCAACCGGGAGCATCCGCTGCTCTCGGCGACGCTGCCGGACGGCGCGCGCATCCAGCTGTGCGGACCGCCGGCCACCAGGACGCACTGGGCGCTGGCGATACGCCGCCACCGCCTGCTCGAACTGCCGCTCGATGCCTATGACCGCGGCCCGATCGCGCCGCGCGAGGAACCGGCCATGCCCGACCCCATGGCGGAGCCGATCGCCTATCTGCGCGAAGCCATCGAACGCCGCCGCACGATCCTGATCTCGGGCGGCACATCGACCGGCAAGACCACCTTCCTCAACGCCATGCTGCACGAGATCCCCGCGCAGGAGCGCGTCGTGCTGGTCGAGGATACCGCCGAGCTGAAACTGCCCGGCGCCAACGGCGTCGGCCTGATCGCGGTCAAGGGCGAACTCGGCGAAGCCAGGGTCTCGGCCAACGACCTGCTGCAGGCCGCCCTGCGCCTCAGGCCCGACCGCATCGTGCTGGGCGAATTGCGCGGCAACGAAACCGTCAGCTTCCTGCGCGCCATCAATACCGGTCACCCCGGATCGTTCTCCACCGTCCACGCCAACTCGCCCAAAGGCGCCCTCGAACAGATCGCGCTCATGGCCATGCAAACCAATATCGGCCTCACCCGCGCCGAAACCCTCGAATACGCCGCTTCCGTCATCGATATCGTCGTCCAACTCAACCGCATCGAAGGACGCCGAGTAATCGCCCAAATCGCAGATTCACTAAACCTTGTCTGA
- a CDS encoding TrbI/VirB10 family protein encodes MAPNTRIRERTPEEEAHDPREQQGAEVIDLATRAVLPAVSQRKRGDSLGLIAGIAIVAGLGALTLWSMDAARNPAQQQVQAPAPAIAPPAPATPARTPQPRPAAPAAPAPAPVLSQQPDAAVVAAPASNPHASPTVVFDASALPGPFTPPAATSPAGTGNSNEDFAARLGGVGGTTATAEASFDPATTVTQGTLIPAVLETAIDTDVPGYVRAVVSTDVRSFDGARVLIPRSSRLIGQYKSGLTAGQKRAYVVWTRLIRPDGVSVNIGSPAIAFGGETGLAGKVNSHFFERFGSAMLLSVIGGLSTITGNAGVVIAGGGQSAAAAAVSQNGQIGPTIRVRQGEPIRVFTAKDLDFSKVS; translated from the coding sequence ATGGCTCCCAACACCCGTATCCGCGAACGCACCCCCGAAGAAGAGGCACACGACCCGCGCGAGCAGCAGGGCGCCGAGGTCATCGACCTTGCCACCCGCGCCGTCCTGCCCGCGGTCAGCCAGCGCAAGCGCGGCGACTCGCTGGGGCTGATCGCCGGCATCGCCATCGTCGCCGGCCTCGGCGCGCTCACCCTGTGGTCGATGGACGCCGCGCGCAATCCCGCACAGCAGCAGGTCCAGGCTCCCGCTCCCGCGATAGCGCCTCCGGCTCCGGCGACACCGGCCCGGACGCCGCAGCCCAGACCCGCGGCGCCTGCCGCGCCCGCCCCTGCCCCGGTGCTGAGCCAGCAGCCCGATGCCGCGGTCGTCGCGGCGCCCGCGTCCAATCCCCATGCCAGCCCCACCGTGGTGTTCGACGCCAGCGCCCTGCCCGGCCCGTTTACGCCCCCCGCGGCGACATCGCCGGCCGGAACCGGCAACTCCAACGAGGACTTCGCCGCGCGCCTGGGCGGCGTGGGCGGCACCACCGCCACCGCCGAGGCCAGCTTCGATCCGGCGACCACGGTCACCCAGGGCACGCTGATCCCGGCCGTGCTGGAGACCGCCATCGACACCGACGTGCCCGGCTACGTGCGCGCCGTGGTCTCCACCGACGTCAGGAGCTTCGACGGCGCGCGCGTGCTGATCCCGCGCTCCTCGCGCCTGATCGGCCAGTACAAGTCCGGCCTCACCGCGGGCCAGAAGCGCGCCTATGTCGTCTGGACCCGGCTGATCCGCCCGGACGGCGTCTCGGTCAACATCGGCTCTCCCGCCATCGCCTTCGGTGGCGAGACCGGCCTTGCCGGCAAGGTCAACTCCCACTTCTTCGAACGCTTCGGCTCGGCCATGCTGCTTTCCGTCATCGGCGGCCTCAGTACCATCACCGGCAACGCCGGCGTCGTCATCGCCGGCGGCGGACAATCCGCGGCCGCGGCCGCCGTCTCCCAGAACGGCCAGATCGGCCCCACCATCCGCGTCAGGCAAGGCGAACCCATCAGGGTCTTCACCGCCAAAGATCTCGACTTCTCGAAAGTGTCGTAG